The following proteins are encoded in a genomic region of Coffea eugenioides isolate CCC68of chromosome 6, Ceug_1.0, whole genome shotgun sequence:
- the LOC113774397 gene encoding probable disease resistance protein At1g58390 → MDDYAGNTKLSEKAINLFVFSLAQNPVCYKRWAKVFQGFQTRFEELEVWEQQNGKALNGGMDVKRQAIFSKADQHCEEVLRIVASALRWHRRMTKKSPLYRLPEPMWTHKPLTMVPGRLVVIVVVLPMFPLFTLEASLTLGIHHPRYSFIFDTDAKCFLKDADKRQLNDSTVRNYVREIRRLAYRTEDVLEKFAVEIESRRRGHSFRKAFRRFSCLISEGISLHRVGSEIASIKAGINSLTTDLENYGVIALSSTEDGQSSNARLDQNQQRLRQTYPHQVEEYFVGMKDDIRQLVSLITDEGIRSHRVISVHGMGGLGKTTLARKIYKHIEVERAFKQFAWVSVTQQCNTMTVFRDILKQLVPDQRKDSVGKMDERELVGELYKVQIETKSFVVLDDLWKIEDWECLKVAFPFAEADSKILITTRNQKLVEDEFLYPLNLLNEDEGWELLQKRAFTRRNGADCESDPLLEAVGRAIVRECGNLPLAISAIGGVLSQKTSLEEWETVKNDVDSYIRMSEGGKEGYGAVLQVLALSYDELPYHLKPCFLYLGQFREDEDIDAEMLYRMWTAEGMVSSDHRGKGETLTDIAERYLYEMAGRSMLQLKFSASRKVESCYLHDLMRDFCLARGKEVEFLKLLDFRGGNDPLSDCSTERDDSTPRCSIHVEDGPGEVESMISMALEASGQLRSLTLSGGSGYPKVSISFPQVICDSNKFKYLKVLKFEGYDFTGKGLPKGIKKLVNLRFLSVKDSIMLELPSSIGQLQYLETLDIRVSVTMRVPDVLCKLKGLKHLYFSLTKEGDGQLSFLGLSKLETLVGFDDDVGDLKHLSGLNNLRFLGATVNIRKEKNDLPQMLNYLNSNRHNLREARLVIYVFDEEVVLPFLDLLSCHCLHQLSIIGGRYEFQKVKPPLSPSNLSELSLRRCSIEGDPMSFLGNLPNLRSLRLALVELVETKTMVIDGNAFPKLVSLRIIRIKNLEKWVVAEGSMPNLSHLAIEFCEALEMIPDGLRFITTLRKLEIEMPEEFIVRRINGIDGRGGPDCDKIRHVPVIKIESYGSILKNLQLPFSLLN, encoded by the exons ATGGATGATTATGCAG GCAACACAAAGCTATCAGAAAAAGCAATCAACTTATTTGTCTTCAGTTTGGCTCAAAATCCTGTGTGTTATAAACGATGG GCGAAGGTTTTCCAAGGGTTTCAGACGAGATTCGAAGAGCTGGAAGTTTGGGAACAGCAA AATGGGAAAGCATTGAATGGTGGGATGGATGTTAAGCGTCAAGCAATATTCAGTAAGGCAGACCAGCATTGCGAGGAGGTGTTAAGAATTGTGGCATCAGCTCTAAGGTGGCACCGTCGTATG ACAAAAAAAAGCCCCCTCTACCGGTTGCCTGAACCTATGTGGACCCATAAGCCTTTGACAATGGTCCCAGGCAGACTTGTTGTGATTGTGGTGGTTCTGCCCATGTTCCCACTTTTCACACTAGAAGCATCCTTGACTTTGGGTATCCATCATCCAAGATACAGCTT TATATTTGATACGGATGCAAAATGTTTCTTGAAAGACGCCGACAAAAGGCAATTGAATGATTCGACTGTCCGTAATTATGTCAGGGAGATCAGGCGTCTTGCTTACAGAACTGAAGATGTCTTGGAGAAGTTTGCCGTTGAAATCGAATCCAGGAGAAGGGGCCACAGCTTCCGTAAGGCTTTCAGAAGATTTTCGTGCCTAATTTCTGAAGGAATATCTCTTCACAGAGTTGGTTCAGAGATAGCTAGCATCAAAGCAGGAATCAACAGCCTCACCACAGATCTGGAAAATTATGGCGTCATTGCATTGAGCAGTACTGAAGACGGTCAAAGTTCCAATGCGAGATTGGATCAGAATCAACAGCGGCTGAGACAAACCTATCCCCATCAAGTTGAGGAATATTTTGTTGGGATGAAAGATGATATAAGACAGCTTGTGTCCCTCATCACTGATGAGGGAATTAGATCACATCGAGTTATTTCAGTACATGGGATGGGCGGTCTCGGTAAGACCACTCTTGCCAGGAAGATCTACAAGCACATTGAAGTAGAACGTGCTTTCAAACAGTTTGCTTGGGTTTCGGTTACCCAACAGTGCAATACGATGACCGTCTTCCGAGACATTCTGAAGCAGCTTGTCCCGGACCAGAGGAAGGACAGTGTTGGGAAGATGGATGAGAGGGAATTGGTAGGAGAGCTTTATAAAGTGCAGATTGAGACAAAAAGCTTTGTTGTTCTTGATGACCTGTGGAAAATTGAGGACTGGGAGTGTCTCAAAGTAGCATTTCCATTTGCAGAGGCGGATAGCAAAATTTTGATTACAACTCGGAACCAGAAACTCGTAGAAGATGAATTCCTCTATCCACTCAACCTTCTGAACGAGGATGAAGGCTGGGAGTTACTTCAAAAGAGAGCTTTTACCAGAAGAAATGGCGCAG ATTGTGAAAGTGATCCACTGTTGGAAGCAGTAGGGAGGGCAATTGTTCGCGAGTGTGGAAACCTACCCTTGGCAATCTCTGCAATTGGAGGAGTTCTGAGTCAAAAGACTTCACTCGAGGAGTGGGAGACGGTGAAGAATGATGTGGATTCGTATATAAGGATGAGTGAAGGTGGTAAAGAAGGGTATGGAGCCGTGTTGCAGGTGTTGGCTCTGAGTTATGACGAGCTACCCTACCACTTGAAGCCATGTTTTCTTTACCTGGGGCAATTTCGTGAGGATGAGGACATAGATGCAGAGATGTTGTATCGAATGTGGACAGCAGAAGGGATGGTCTCATCAGATCATCGCGGAAAAGGAGAAACTCTGACAGATATAGCTGAAAGGTACTTGTATGAGATGGCTGGTAGGTCAATGCTTCAGCTGAAGTTCTCGGCATCCAGAAAGGTTGAGTCATGCTACCTTCATGATCTGATGAGGGACTTCTGCCTGGCCCGTGGAAAAGAAGTTGAATTTCTCAAGTTGCTTGATTTTCGAGGAGGAAATGATCCCTTATCGGATTGTTCTACAGAGCGCGACGACAGTACTCCTAGATGTTCCATTCACGTGGAAGATGGTCCGGGTGAAGTTGAGTCTATGATAAGTATGGCACTGGAAGCCAGTGGACAATTGCGTTCTTTAACATTAAGTGGTGGCTCTGGATATCCGAAGGTAAGCATCTCATTTCCTCAAGTAATATGTGATTCAAACAAGTTCAAATATCTGAAGGTTCTCAAATTCGAGGGTTATGATTTCACGGGCAAAGGTTTGCCTAAAGGAATAAAGAAGCTGGTCAATTTGAGGTTCCTCAGTGTAAAGGACAGTATCATGCTTGAACTTCCATCATCCATAGGTCAATTACAGTACCTGGAGACACTTGATATACGAGTCAGTGTAACGATGAGGGTGCCTGATGTCTTGTGCAAATTGAAAGGATTGAAGCATTTGTATTTTTCTCTAACGAAAGAAGGAGATGGACAACTAAGTTTTCTTGGCTTAAGTAAGCTGGAGACTTTAGTTGGCTTTGACGATGATGTCGGAGACTTGAAACATTTGTCAGGGTTGAATAATCTAAGGTTCCTCGGTGCAACTGTGAATATCCGTAAAGAGAAGAACGATCTCCCTCAGATGCTCAATTACTTGAATTCCAACCGACACAATCTACGGGAGGCTCGATTGGTGATTTATGTATTTGATGAAGAAGTAGTGCTTCCTTTTCTAGATCTTTTGTCCTGCCATTGTCTCCACCAATTGAGCATAATCGGGGGAAGGTATGAGTTTCAAAAAGTTAAACCACCCCTTTCCCCCTCGAACCTCAGTGAGTTAAGTTTGCGGCGGTGTTCAATTGAAGGAGATCCAATGAGTTTCTTGGGAAATCTTCCAAACTTGAGGAGCCTGAGATTGGCACTTGTAGAGTTGGTGGAGACAAAAACGATGGTTATTGATGGAAATGCTTTTCCAAAACTCGTATCTCTGCGGATCATTCGTATAAAAAACTTAGAAAAGTGGGTGGTGGCTGAAGGATCCATGCCTAACCTATCTCATCTTGCAATCGAGTTTTGTGAAGCACTGGAGATGATTCCTGATGGGCTGAGGTTTATTACAACACTGAGAAAGTTGGAAATTGAAATGCCTGAAGAATTCATCGTCCGAAGAATTAATGGGATCGATGGGCGTGGAGGACCGGATTGTGACAAAATCCGTCACGTCCCCGTGATTAAAATTGAATCTTATGGAAGCATATTAAAGAATTTACAATTGCCCTTTTCTCTTCTCAACTAA
- the LOC113774756 gene encoding superoxide dismutase [Cu-Zn] 2-like isoform X4: MGILKAVAVISGGDTNNNVRGSIQFLQDFNAGGAATLVKGRITGLTPGLHGFHIHALGDTTNGCNSTGPHFNPLKKDHGAPSDQNRHAGDLGNIIAGADGVAEISIKDIQVDMNLAGLLEMLVRGLVVGLLGFSHRSRILPKRSSFPFLKML, encoded by the exons ATGGGCATACTGAAAGCGGTGGCTGTAATCTCCGGCGGTGACACCAACAACAACGTAAGGGGCTCTATCCAATTCCTCCAAGACTTCAATG CAGGGGGCGCGGCGACCCTTGTGAAAGGAAGAATAACAGGCCTGACTCCAGGCCTCCATGGCTTCCATATTCATGCTCTTGGTGACACCACCAATGGCTGCAATTCCACTG GGCCTCATTTTAACCCACTGAAAAAGGATCATGGAGCACCATCTGATCAAAATCGTCATGCCGGTGATTTGGGGAATATTATTGCTGGTGCAGATG GGGTTGCTGAGATCTCAATCAAAGACATTCAG GTGGACATGAACTTAGCAGGACTACTGGAAATGCTGGTGCGAGGGTTGGTTGTG GGATTATTGGGATTCAGTCATCGGTCTAGGAT TTTGCCCAAGCGGTCATCCTTTCCGTTTCTGAAGATGTTATAG
- the LOC113774756 gene encoding superoxide dismutase [Cu-Zn] 2-like isoform X3, whose amino-acid sequence MGILKAVAVISGGDTNNNVRGSIQFLQDFNAGGAATLVKGRITGLTPGLHGFHIHALGDTTNGCNSTGPHFNPLKKDHGAPSDQNRHAGDLGNIIAGADGVAEISIKDIQVDMNLAGLLEMLVRGLVVGLLGFSHRSRMDSLHPTITIELLVL is encoded by the exons ATGGGCATACTGAAAGCGGTGGCTGTAATCTCCGGCGGTGACACCAACAACAACGTAAGGGGCTCTATCCAATTCCTCCAAGACTTCAATG CAGGGGGCGCGGCGACCCTTGTGAAAGGAAGAATAACAGGCCTGACTCCAGGCCTCCATGGCTTCCATATTCATGCTCTTGGTGACACCACCAATGGCTGCAATTCCACTG GGCCTCATTTTAACCCACTGAAAAAGGATCATGGAGCACCATCTGATCAAAATCGTCATGCCGGTGATTTGGGGAATATTATTGCTGGTGCAGATG GGGTTGCTGAGATCTCAATCAAAGACATTCAG GTGGACATGAACTTAGCAGGACTACTGGAAATGCTGGTGCGAGGGTTGGTTGTG GGATTATTGGGATTCAGTCATCGGTCTAGGATGGATTCCTTGCATCCAACAATAACAATAGAGTTGCTTGTTTTGTAA
- the LOC113774756 gene encoding superoxide dismutase [Cu-Zn] 2-like isoform X1: MGILKAVAVISGGDTNNNVRGSIQFLQDFNAGGAATLVKGRITGLTPGLHGFHIHALGDTTNGCNSTGPHFNPLKKDHGAPSDQNRHAGDLGNIIAGADGVAEISIKDIQIPLSGPHSILGRGVVVHADPDDLGKGGHELSRTTGNAGARVGCGIIGIQSSV, from the exons ATGGGCATACTGAAAGCGGTGGCTGTAATCTCCGGCGGTGACACCAACAACAACGTAAGGGGCTCTATCCAATTCCTCCAAGACTTCAATG CAGGGGGCGCGGCGACCCTTGTGAAAGGAAGAATAACAGGCCTGACTCCAGGCCTCCATGGCTTCCATATTCATGCTCTTGGTGACACCACCAATGGCTGCAATTCCACTG GGCCTCATTTTAACCCACTGAAAAAGGATCATGGAGCACCATCTGATCAAAATCGTCATGCCGGTGATTTGGGGAATATTATTGCTGGTGCAGATG GGGTTGCTGAGATCTCAATCAAAGACATTCAG ATTCCACTTAGTGGTCCACACTCCATCTTGGGGCGGGGGGTTGTTGTGCATGCTGATCCGGATGATCTGGGAAAAG GTGGACATGAACTTAGCAGGACTACTGGAAATGCTGGTGCGAGGGTTGGTTGTG GGATTATTGGGATTCAGTCATCGGTCTAG
- the LOC113774756 gene encoding superoxide dismutase [Cu-Zn] 2-like isoform X2, which translates to MGILKAVAVISGGDTNNNVRGSIQFLQDFNGGAATLVKGRITGLTPGLHGFHIHALGDTTNGCNSTGPHFNPLKKDHGAPSDQNRHAGDLGNIIAGADGVAEISIKDIQIPLSGPHSILGRGVVVHADPDDLGKGGHELSRTTGNAGARVGCGIIGIQSSV; encoded by the exons ATGGGCATACTGAAAGCGGTGGCTGTAATCTCCGGCGGTGACACCAACAACAACGTAAGGGGCTCTATCCAATTCCTCCAAGACTTCAATG GGGGCGCGGCGACCCTTGTGAAAGGAAGAATAACAGGCCTGACTCCAGGCCTCCATGGCTTCCATATTCATGCTCTTGGTGACACCACCAATGGCTGCAATTCCACTG GGCCTCATTTTAACCCACTGAAAAAGGATCATGGAGCACCATCTGATCAAAATCGTCATGCCGGTGATTTGGGGAATATTATTGCTGGTGCAGATG GGGTTGCTGAGATCTCAATCAAAGACATTCAG ATTCCACTTAGTGGTCCACACTCCATCTTGGGGCGGGGGGTTGTTGTGCATGCTGATCCGGATGATCTGGGAAAAG GTGGACATGAACTTAGCAGGACTACTGGAAATGCTGGTGCGAGGGTTGGTTGTG GGATTATTGGGATTCAGTCATCGGTCTAG
- the LOC113774756 gene encoding superoxide dismutase [Cu-Zn] 2-like isoform X5, whose product MGILKAVAVISGGDTNNNVRGSIQFLQDFNAGGAATLVKGRITGLTPGLHGFHIHALGDTTNGCNSTGPHFNPLKKDHGAPSDQNRHAGDLGNIIAGADGVAEISIKDIQIPLSGPHSILGRGVVVHADPDDLGKANN is encoded by the exons ATGGGCATACTGAAAGCGGTGGCTGTAATCTCCGGCGGTGACACCAACAACAACGTAAGGGGCTCTATCCAATTCCTCCAAGACTTCAATG CAGGGGGCGCGGCGACCCTTGTGAAAGGAAGAATAACAGGCCTGACTCCAGGCCTCCATGGCTTCCATATTCATGCTCTTGGTGACACCACCAATGGCTGCAATTCCACTG GGCCTCATTTTAACCCACTGAAAAAGGATCATGGAGCACCATCTGATCAAAATCGTCATGCCGGTGATTTGGGGAATATTATTGCTGGTGCAGATG GGGTTGCTGAGATCTCAATCAAAGACATTCAG ATTCCACTTAGTGGTCCACACTCCATCTTGGGGCGGGGGGTTGTTGTGCATGCTGATCCGGATGATCTGGGAAAAG CTAATAATTGA